In a genomic window of Nitrospirota bacterium:
- a CDS encoding TlpA disulfide reductase family protein: MSLPRSLALLVVSLSAVLLFNSTGLSEVSGGLKKAPDFTLKSSTGRNVKLSELRGRVVLVNFWATWCTPCKEELPFFNTLYRRYQNLGLEILGVNIDKVSSHGAQMSAALGLSFPVLFDPAGKTSNVYQIRTMPTTFVVAKDGSLRHVHWGFGPAEPARYEAEIRALLKE; the protein is encoded by the coding sequence ATGTCGCTACCTCGCTCCCTCGCGTTACTGGTTGTTTCGTTGTCGGCCGTGCTGCTGTTCAATTCCACGGGTCTGTCGGAGGTCTCGGGCGGGCTGAAGAAGGCTCCGGATTTCACGCTGAAAAGCTCGACCGGCCGCAACGTGAAACTCAGCGAATTGCGCGGCCGCGTCGTGCTCGTCAACTTCTGGGCGACCTGGTGCACCCCGTGTAAAGAAGAACTGCCTTTTTTCAACACCTTGTACCGCCGATACCAGAACCTGGGGCTGGAAATCCTGGGCGTGAATATCGACAAGGTCTCTTCCCACGGCGCGCAGATGAGCGCGGCTCTCGGTCTCTCGTTTCCCGTGCTGTTCGACCCCGCCGGGAAGACCTCGAACGTCTATCAGATCCGCACCATGCCCACCACGTTCGTGGTCGCCAAGGACGGCTCGCTTCGCCACGTACACTGGGGATTCGGCCCGGCCGAGCCTGCCCGCTACGAGGCAGAAATCCGGGCACTGCTGAAGGAGTAG
- a CDS encoding FAD:protein FMN transferase, with protein sequence MSYTQALALLTSGLLLSALAERAAASPPTERPLLVSEERVLMGTQVIVKAVGDDRDHLQHAVNAAFAEVSRLERLMSNFMSDTELSRINQQAGVAPVPVGRELFGVIKRSLVFSEVSDGAFDISFASVGKLWNFRNAVLPSPDAVNAQLPFVDYRKIQLNDEQSTVFLPSPQMEIGLGGIGKGYAMDRAMTVLNAHGIRNAMVMAGGDTLIRGKNGDDVWRVGLRDPDKADGILAVLPLEDQAISTSGDYERFFIKDDVRYHHILDTRTGYPATLCRSVTILAPDATTSDALSTTVFVLGPERGLALIEQLEDVDAIIIDRNGKMFLSSGLTGLGLGATTTTQRTSQP encoded by the coding sequence ATGTCTTACACACAAGCCTTGGCTTTACTTACTAGCGGATTGCTGCTGAGCGCCCTCGCCGAGAGGGCCGCGGCCTCACCACCAACGGAACGACCCTTGTTGGTCTCCGAGGAACGTGTGTTGATGGGCACCCAGGTGATCGTCAAAGCCGTCGGTGACGATCGGGACCACCTTCAGCACGCCGTCAACGCGGCGTTCGCCGAGGTGTCCCGCCTGGAACGACTGATGAGCAACTTCATGTCGGACACCGAGCTGTCCCGAATCAACCAACAGGCCGGTGTGGCGCCCGTACCGGTGGGTCGCGAATTGTTCGGTGTCATCAAACGATCGCTCGTTTTCTCGGAGGTCTCCGACGGCGCGTTCGACATCTCATTCGCATCGGTCGGTAAGCTCTGGAACTTCAGGAACGCCGTGCTCCCCTCCCCTGACGCGGTGAACGCTCAACTCCCGTTCGTGGACTATCGGAAGATTCAACTCAACGATGAACAATCTACCGTCTTTCTTCCGTCTCCTCAGATGGAAATCGGACTCGGGGGCATTGGCAAGGGGTACGCCATGGACCGGGCCATGACCGTGCTCAACGCGCACGGAATCCGCAACGCAATGGTCATGGCCGGGGGCGACACGCTGATCAGGGGCAAAAACGGCGACGACGTGTGGCGCGTCGGCCTTCGTGATCCGGACAAGGCGGACGGCATCCTCGCGGTGTTGCCCTTGGAGGACCAGGCGATTTCAACGTCCGGCGACTACGAGCGATTTTTCATCAAGGACGACGTGCGGTATCACCACATCCTCGATACCAGGACCGGCTACCCGGCAACCCTCTGCCGCAGTGTAACCATCCTGGCACCCGACGCCACCACCAGCGACGCGTTGTCGACCACCGTGTTCGTGCTGGGCCCTGAACGCGGTCTCGCGCTCATCGAACAATTGGAAGACGTAGACGCCATCATTATCGACCGTAACGGAAAGATGTTTCTCTCGTCGGGGCTCACGGGCTTGGGCCTCGGCGCCACCACCACGACACAAAGGACTTCGCAACCATGA
- a CDS encoding MATE family efflux transporter — MKDGIRQEIVALAVPVVFSSLLQRLTTVVDIFLVGGLGAAAIATVGIGQLMMFVAMTVVWALSAGTTVVIAQLWGAQRQDHAGAVAFRSVCIGALLGAALGVFGVSGSHAGAVFLGAHPEVLALIAPYLRVIFSFFACSLLVNLLSAIMYGTGDTRPPLRAAVLMNVVHLAVAYPLIFGVWGAPRYGVLGAAIATAVSETVGAVYLLVVGFRRRYLRTGRPHPELMREVARVGLPVLGERLLQQTGQLMYLKVVMLYGTAAYAAHQVGMAIEALAFLPGLGIGMAATTAVGQRVGAQRILEATIAHREANRLALMIMVGMGIVFFCIPGPLLRLFTQDSEVIALGAPLLKIVAVLQIPLAITLVLSGSLRGAGDTPVLFWSTVVGSWGIRVPLAWLFAVALNLDLIAVWSLLLADWVARMSVLAYRYRTDKWHERCVIPAPSSEHGVVLAAVKPG, encoded by the coding sequence ATGAAGGACGGCATTCGTCAAGAGATCGTGGCATTGGCCGTCCCCGTGGTATTCAGCAGTCTCCTTCAGCGACTCACCACCGTCGTGGACATCTTTCTGGTGGGAGGCCTGGGGGCCGCGGCCATTGCGACCGTGGGGATCGGCCAACTGATGATGTTCGTAGCGATGACCGTGGTCTGGGCGCTGTCCGCCGGCACCACCGTGGTCATCGCCCAATTGTGGGGCGCGCAACGGCAGGACCACGCCGGCGCGGTGGCGTTCCGTTCCGTGTGCATCGGCGCCCTGCTCGGCGCGGCACTCGGCGTGTTCGGCGTATCAGGCAGCCACGCGGGTGCGGTCTTTTTGGGAGCTCATCCCGAGGTGTTGGCCCTGATTGCTCCGTACCTCCGCGTGATCTTCTCGTTCTTCGCGTGCTCCCTGCTGGTCAATCTACTCTCTGCGATCATGTACGGAACCGGAGACACCCGGCCGCCCCTTCGGGCCGCAGTGCTCATGAACGTGGTCCACCTGGCCGTCGCCTATCCATTGATCTTCGGCGTTTGGGGCGCGCCGCGCTACGGCGTGCTGGGCGCGGCCATTGCCACCGCGGTGTCGGAAACAGTCGGAGCCGTGTATCTGCTTGTGGTGGGATTCCGGAGACGGTATCTGCGAACGGGACGACCTCATCCGGAGCTGATGCGCGAGGTGGCCCGCGTAGGTCTTCCCGTCTTGGGCGAACGGTTGCTGCAGCAAACCGGGCAACTCATGTACCTCAAAGTCGTGATGCTCTACGGCACCGCGGCGTACGCCGCCCATCAGGTTGGAATGGCCATTGAAGCGTTGGCCTTTCTACCTGGTCTGGGGATCGGCATGGCCGCCACCACCGCGGTGGGACAACGCGTGGGAGCCCAAAGAATTCTGGAGGCCACCATCGCCCACCGAGAGGCCAACCGTCTCGCGCTCATGATCATGGTCGGCATGGGAATCGTGTTCTTCTGCATTCCCGGACCACTGCTCCGCCTGTTTACCCAGGACTCCGAGGTAATCGCGCTGGGAGCACCGCTTTTGAAAATCGTGGCCGTCCTCCAGATTCCGCTGGCCATCACACTCGTTCTATCCGGATCACTGCGAGGCGCGGGCGATACGCCGGTCCTGTTCTGGAGCACGGTGGTCGGAAGCTGGGGCATCCGCGTCCCGCTGGCTTGGCTGTTTGCCGTCGCCTTGAACCTGGATCTCATTGCGGTGTGGAGCCTGTTACTTGCGGACTGGGTCGCTCGCATGAGTGTCCTGGCGTATCGATACCGGACCGATAAGTGGCACGAGCGATGTGTGATCCCAGCGCCCAGCTCTGAACACGGCGTCGTCCTTGCTGCGGTGAAGCCCGGCTGA
- a CDS encoding DUF3570 domain-containing protein, translated as MIVHARIGTAGSVLLLAGVLGSAEAVEPPQDDTAVGYNLYNGGGIMVQGPAMIVKKELLNRMSVKAGARIDLVSSASIDVVTQASPYKERRTEYTVGTDVLHSDVLTGITYTTSHESDYTSNTIAVAMAHDLFEKNTTLNLRFARSWDTVEKNGDPSFGQEDANRTIYSAGVTQSLSPRWLVQVNYEGTADSGFLNNPYRSVILDSGGLAPENYPDSRTGHAWVLRTGFGFVPDSAGELSIGQRSSVKFDYRYYQDTFAVASHTGQVEYQRYVRNEWLLGSFYRYYRQGQASFYGDRVPSTQIYRARDKELSRFSDQWIGASLKYKPRGFHWHGLENLSVQVSYSFLMYDYDNFTDPRTGALYSQRAHVLHTSLGFTY; from the coding sequence GTGATTGTGCACGCGCGCATTGGAACCGCAGGGAGCGTTTTGCTGTTGGCCGGTGTGCTGGGATCGGCCGAGGCCGTAGAACCACCCCAGGACGACACGGCAGTAGGCTACAACCTCTACAACGGCGGCGGCATCATGGTCCAGGGACCAGCCATGATCGTCAAGAAGGAACTGCTCAACCGGATGTCCGTGAAAGCAGGCGCCCGGATCGACTTGGTCAGCTCGGCGTCCATCGACGTCGTCACCCAAGCGAGCCCCTACAAGGAACGCCGGACAGAATATACCGTGGGCACCGACGTCCTGCACAGCGACGTGCTCACGGGAATTACCTACACCACGAGCCACGAGTCCGACTACACCTCGAACACTATCGCGGTTGCCATGGCGCACGACCTATTCGAGAAAAACACGACGCTCAACCTCAGATTCGCACGATCTTGGGACACGGTGGAGAAGAACGGCGACCCATCCTTCGGCCAGGAGGACGCAAACCGCACGATCTATTCCGCAGGCGTCACCCAATCGTTGAGTCCGCGATGGTTGGTTCAAGTGAATTACGAAGGCACAGCCGACTCCGGATTCCTCAACAACCCGTATCGAAGCGTGATCCTGGACAGTGGCGGGTTGGCGCCCGAAAACTATCCGGACTCCCGAACCGGCCACGCATGGGTGCTTCGCACCGGTTTCGGTTTCGTCCCCGATTCAGCGGGAGAGCTCTCGATCGGACAGCGCAGTTCCGTGAAATTTGACTATCGCTACTACCAGGACACGTTCGCCGTCGCCTCGCACACCGGCCAGGTGGAGTATCAACGGTACGTTCGGAACGAGTGGCTCCTCGGTTCGTTCTATCGATATTATCGTCAGGGGCAAGCCAGTTTCTACGGCGACCGAGTCCCCTCAACCCAGATCTACCGGGCCCGGGACAAGGAGCTCTCGCGATTCTCAGACCAGTGGATTGGCGCATCTCTCAAATACAAACCCCGGGGGTTTCACTGGCACGGTCTGGAAAATCTCTCGGTTCAGGTCAGCTATAGTTTCTTGATGTACGACTACGACAACTTCACGGATCCGCGCACCGGCGCACTGTACTCGCAGAGGGCCCATGTCTTACACACAAGCCTTGGCTTTACTTACTAG
- a CDS encoding SH3 domain-containing protein: MRATARWRLFVGIACVGLVISPTAVFGKDPVFREAVIIEPFLEIHTGPGSSYPVFYVAEKGETIALLKRRVDWYEIRLRNGTEGWAHRREIEKTLLAAGYRKSWTERIFDEIVAGRTALGWSAGTFSGEPALYVRVTYTLIDSLALEANGGFVSGDLGGTQLYHGGMVVTPWRARWLALSGTIGGGVAHVSPTSLLVNVESGTFPAAYAGAGFAVPLFRNLEGRVDIRHFTLFMSTERTREFQEYSAGLSFRF; encoded by the coding sequence GTGCGAGCGACCGCCAGATGGCGACTCTTCGTCGGCATCGCGTGCGTGGGGCTGGTGATCAGCCCCACAGCCGTGTTTGGGAAGGATCCCGTCTTCCGAGAAGCGGTGATCATCGAGCCCTTTCTGGAGATCCATACCGGGCCGGGAAGCAGTTATCCCGTATTCTACGTGGCGGAAAAGGGCGAAACCATCGCGTTGCTGAAGCGACGCGTGGACTGGTACGAGATCCGTCTCCGCAACGGCACCGAGGGATGGGCTCATCGGCGCGAGATCGAAAAGACGCTGTTGGCAGCAGGATACCGGAAGAGTTGGACGGAGCGGATCTTCGATGAAATCGTCGCGGGGAGAACCGCGCTGGGATGGAGCGCCGGCACGTTTTCCGGAGAACCCGCCCTGTATGTGCGCGTCACCTATACCCTCATCGACTCTCTGGCCTTGGAGGCGAACGGAGGCTTCGTGTCGGGGGACCTGGGCGGGACCCAACTGTATCACGGAGGCATGGTCGTGACCCCGTGGCGCGCTCGGTGGTTGGCCCTCAGCGGGACCATCGGGGGCGGGGTGGCGCACGTAAGCCCGACGAGTCTCCTGGTGAACGTCGAGTCAGGAACGTTTCCCGCGGCGTACGCCGGCGCTGGGTTCGCGGTTCCGCTGTTCAGGAACCTGGAAGGACGAGTGGATATCCGGCACTTCACCCTCTTCATGAGCACCGAACGGACGCGGGAATTCCAGGAATACAGCGCGGGCCTGTCGTTCCGCTTCTAA
- a CDS encoding tetratricopeptide repeat protein — MKRGGNILFFALGLWSAHAWADPSINLPQPPKAQPTGVTEAAPASGAEPRTSGSTTDALKREAYYHFFLDDYLTSATRLKLLEETVHTDTDTLNHVRLLRGSLYVAWGMHRPATVIFDQLVSAFPSGQDRNQVLLLIERLQYSRALYQAAVSTFERLTPDPAFASMDHAAYLAGMSHYALGNFERALDVMTAIPGSSDYRPFAQLTSAKSHTQLANVDEASRMLEELGGLQPEDDALLQALAEKSRLTLGLLFTETGRYDEALPAFASITQTSPFYPDAVFGAGWVHLYQQRYAESLAAFLTLLRAAPNHPYALEALTTIGHCYDRMGARGEAFHAYGKALDTYRRERQALDTMRGLIKDRDRLSGLLTDMTAVLDSPIGPLLDDDGLRFWVRQYGELGTIEQYLARKLADSDVFQVMVDHREAVFRDRVPTVRGFLTQNPVTPLRQREHQLQAALDQAVQHETAEAWALGSDPSVLSQLALARGQSRAVGETIARLRPSGQSDRLQIEDLKAQWNNADRWLSMLQGERLWTILTEVPGRRDDLQRAIIQVQIDLEQADHDQRALVDSINGLDTKLSQFRQRIQAIRQDLVAYRGELIDLRAELLPPLQALLLKAVDQRSGQMEAMAAVARLSQVHIMDVLTQ, encoded by the coding sequence ATGAAACGTGGCGGTAACATCCTCTTCTTCGCGCTGGGACTGTGGTCGGCGCACGCGTGGGCCGACCCGTCGATCAACCTTCCCCAGCCTCCGAAAGCCCAACCCACGGGTGTGACCGAGGCTGCGCCGGCATCCGGCGCGGAACCGCGAACATCCGGGTCCACCACCGACGCGCTGAAAAGGGAAGCCTACTATCACTTTTTCCTCGATGATTATCTGACGTCCGCCACCAGATTGAAACTTCTGGAGGAGACCGTACACACGGACACGGACACGCTCAACCACGTGAGACTGCTTCGAGGTAGTCTGTACGTGGCCTGGGGTATGCATCGCCCCGCCACGGTGATCTTCGACCAACTGGTATCAGCGTTCCCTTCCGGTCAGGACCGCAACCAGGTGCTGTTGTTGATCGAGCGGCTCCAATACTCGCGTGCGCTCTACCAAGCCGCCGTTTCCACGTTTGAACGACTCACGCCCGACCCCGCATTCGCGTCAATGGATCACGCCGCGTACCTGGCCGGGATGAGCCACTACGCGCTCGGAAATTTCGAACGGGCCCTCGACGTGATGACCGCCATTCCCGGTTCCAGCGATTACCGGCCCTTTGCCCAGCTCACGTCCGCCAAATCACATACCCAACTGGCGAACGTGGACGAAGCGAGCCGCATGCTCGAGGAGTTGGGGGGCCTGCAACCTGAGGACGACGCGCTACTGCAGGCCTTGGCTGAAAAGAGCCGTCTGACCCTGGGCTTACTATTCACAGAAACCGGACGATACGACGAGGCATTACCGGCGTTCGCCTCGATCACCCAGACGAGCCCGTTTTACCCTGACGCGGTGTTCGGCGCGGGGTGGGTTCACCTGTATCAGCAGCGGTACGCCGAGTCCCTCGCCGCGTTTCTGACCCTCCTTCGCGCAGCGCCCAATCATCCGTATGCCCTCGAAGCCCTGACCACGATCGGCCATTGTTACGACCGCATGGGCGCTCGCGGTGAGGCGTTTCACGCGTACGGCAAGGCGCTCGACACGTATCGCCGCGAGCGACAAGCATTGGATACAATGCGGGGGCTCATCAAAGACCGCGATCGCCTCAGCGGGTTGCTGACGGATATGACCGCGGTGCTGGACAGCCCGATCGGCCCGCTATTGGACGACGACGGCCTCCGGTTCTGGGTCAGACAGTACGGAGAACTGGGGACCATTGAGCAGTACCTGGCCCGCAAGCTCGCTGACTCGGATGTGTTCCAGGTCATGGTCGATCACCGCGAGGCCGTGTTCCGGGATCGTGTGCCGACCGTCCGGGGGTTTCTCACCCAAAACCCTGTCACGCCGCTCCGACAGCGTGAGCACCAGTTGCAGGCCGCGCTCGACCAGGCCGTCCAACACGAAACCGCCGAGGCATGGGCGCTCGGCAGCGACCCCTCGGTCTTGAGCCAATTGGCCCTGGCCCGTGGTCAGAGCCGCGCGGTGGGCGAGACCATCGCGCGGCTCAGGCCCAGTGGTCAGTCGGATCGATTACAGATCGAGGATCTCAAGGCGCAATGGAACAACGCGGACCGCTGGCTCAGTATGCTCCAGGGCGAGCGGCTCTGGACCATCCTTACCGAGGTTCCCGGACGCCGCGACGACCTTCAGCGCGCGATCATACAAGTGCAAATCGACCTGGAACAGGCGGACCACGACCAACGCGCGCTGGTTGACTCCATCAACGGCTTGGACACGAAACTCAGCCAGTTCCGTCAGCGTATCCAGGCCATTCGACAGGACCTGGTCGCGTATCGGGGGGAGCTGATCGACCTCCGAGCCGAACTACTGCCGCCGTTGCAGGCCCTGCTACTAAAAGCGGTGGATCAACGCAGCGGCCAGATGGAGGCCATGGCCGCCGTGGCTCGGCTCAGCCAGGTTCACATCATGGACGTCTTGACCCAATGA
- a CDS encoding DUF4266 domain-containing protein, translated as MNVKIVILWGLLWGLLMSATLAGCAGVKPWEREYLANEIMLFDPDALKTEWHVHVQEVLEGSRGGFSGSGGGCGCR; from the coding sequence GTGAACGTGAAGATCGTCATTCTCTGGGGTTTGCTCTGGGGTTTGCTGATGAGTGCGACCTTGGCCGGCTGCGCCGGCGTGAAGCCCTGGGAACGGGAGTATCTGGCGAACGAAATCATGCTGTTCGACCCGGATGCGCTCAAAACCGAGTGGCATGTACACGTCCAGGAGGTCCTGGAAGGATCTCGCGGCGGATTTAGCGGAAGTGGAGGAGGGTGCGGCTGCCGGTGA
- a CDS encoding outer membrane beta-barrel domain-containing protein yields the protein MTVIGVVMGAGFHFGALAHGQDLPIEEEPVIKPPAEDRPLKEARLDTERFELGPYAGIYAPDGFGASGVYGLRLTYHVTEDIAFEASYARSQVDQTAFRQLTGRSLLVNDDLWYWSVGASYDLFPGQIFLTRKRTINSTIYLVAGLGQVNMDERNHFSMEVGTGYKLFVTDWFSVRPDFRLHMFETDVTGEKTLTYNLEGTIALAVFF from the coding sequence ATGACGGTGATCGGCGTGGTAATGGGTGCCGGATTCCACTTCGGAGCGCTGGCTCACGGCCAGGATCTTCCGATCGAGGAGGAACCCGTCATCAAACCACCGGCCGAGGATCGCCCTCTGAAGGAAGCCCGCCTCGACACCGAGCGGTTCGAATTGGGCCCGTATGCCGGAATCTACGCCCCCGACGGCTTCGGCGCGTCGGGTGTGTACGGGCTGAGACTCACCTACCACGTCACCGAAGACATCGCGTTCGAAGCCAGCTACGCGAGATCGCAGGTGGACCAGACCGCCTTTCGCCAACTGACCGGTCGCTCGTTGTTGGTGAACGACGACCTGTGGTACTGGAGCGTCGGCGCTTCGTACGACCTCTTCCCGGGTCAGATCTTTCTCACGCGAAAACGGACGATCAACTCCACCATCTATTTGGTCGCGGGCTTGGGCCAAGTCAACATGGACGAGCGGAACCACTTCAGCATGGAGGTGGGGACCGGGTACAAACTGTTCGTCACGGATTGGTTCAGCGTCAGACCCGACTTCAGGCTCCACATGTTTGAGACCGATGTCACCGGCGAGAAGACACTCACCTACAACCTCGAGGGCACCATCGCCCTCGCCGTGTTTTTCTGA